The following is a genomic window from Clostridiales bacterium.
TGCTCACTATTTTCCAGTTATTCTCGCTGTCTTTACCCGTATCTTCTTTTAAGTTGAATTCTATCTCGCATATTTTTTTCTGTCCGGCCAGTTTAGCTCTCAATATATAAAAGCTCTCATTTTTAGTCGATTTTTTATACTTGCCTATACTTATAAAATCCATGAAGGGGAGCTTATTTTCCCTGGCTGTATTTATGAAATCTTCCTTTTTTATTTTCGTCTTGTCATATACATACGAATATGCGCCATCATAATCTCCGGATTTTAGCATGTCATAGTACTGAAGTATCACCAGAAGTTGATTGTCATCATCCTCCATATTCGCTTTCCACTTATCCCATTTTATGCCTGACAACTCCTCAATACTTTTACCGTTTAATGAACATGGAGGATATGTTTTAAGTTCGGACACATAGTCTATATATGAGCATATTATCTTATTTTTGCAGTTTACAACCACTGCCCTTGTATTCGAACTATCTTCAAACTTTACGGTATCAGGCAATCTGAGAATAGGATATATATAAACAGTACACTGTTTTCCTCTATAGCCT
Proteins encoded in this region:
- a CDS encoding DUF4830 domain-containing protein; translation: MKRFILPLLLAALVFASCGKSIQAGSDEERAAYLKQNGVAIDTEKPYYSSSETIPDVLSTVWEMRNVFSKKAYGINISGYRGKQCTVYIYPILRLPDTVKFEDSSNTRAVVVNCKNKIICSYIDYVSELKTYPPCSLNGKSIEELSGIKWDKWKANMEDDDNQLLVILQYYDMLKSGDYDGAYSYVYDKTKIKKEDFINTARENKLPFMDFISIGKYKKSTKNESFYILRAKLAGQKKICEIEFNLKEDTGKDSENNWKIVSTKIR